A genome region from Natronobeatus ordinarius includes the following:
- a CDS encoding ABC transporter permease, giving the protein MTDGPRRRLGDGLRAASRRLPGEHPILGTIVAAQVVFLLLPTLIVLVASFQSGTVIRFPPDDVSLHWYRMLPGEERFFGAFYRSVLVALFCTALAIPVGIATGIGLIRYDIRFEQGVQLYLLLPFTVPLVVSGVILLLLFRELGVLGQLWTVGLALAIINLPFMIWSVTARVNALDPELEYAARNLGAEELQTFVHVTLPSLMPGVITGALIMFVLALNEFLVSLLITTPNTVTLPVLIYTSIRANVSPLVAAVASVYVVAAFVAVLVADRLVGLEEFLRS; this is encoded by the coding sequence ATGACTGACGGCCCCCGCCGGCGACTCGGCGACGGGCTCCGAGCGGCGAGCCGGCGGCTCCCCGGCGAGCACCCGATCCTCGGAACGATCGTCGCTGCCCAGGTCGTATTCCTGTTGCTCCCGACACTGATCGTCCTCGTCGCCTCCTTCCAGTCCGGAACCGTAATTCGGTTCCCGCCCGACGACGTCTCTCTCCACTGGTACCGGATGCTGCCGGGCGAAGAACGGTTCTTCGGCGCCTTCTACCGGAGCGTCCTCGTCGCGCTGTTCTGTACCGCCCTGGCGATTCCGGTCGGGATCGCGACCGGCATCGGCCTGATCCGTTACGACATCCGGTTCGAACAGGGGGTCCAGCTCTACCTCCTGCTCCCGTTTACCGTCCCGCTCGTCGTTTCCGGCGTGATCTTGCTCCTGCTCTTTCGCGAACTGGGCGTGCTCGGTCAGCTCTGGACGGTCGGGCTGGCGCTCGCGATCATCAATCTCCCCTTCATGATCTGGAGCGTCACCGCCCGCGTCAACGCGCTCGACCCCGAACTCGAGTACGCCGCCCGGAACCTCGGCGCCGAAGAACTCCAGACGTTCGTCCACGTGACCCTCCCCTCGCTGATGCCGGGGGTCATCACGGGCGCGTTGATCATGTTCGTCCTCGCGCTGAACGAGTTCCTCGTCAGCCTGCTCATCACCACGCCGAACACCGTCACCCTCCCCGTGCTGATCTACACGTCGATCCGCGCCAACGTCAGCCCCCTCGTCGCCGCCGTCGCGAGCGTCTACGTCGTCGCCGCGTTCGTCGCGGTACTGGTCGCCGACCGGCTCGTCGGCCTCGAGGAGTTCCTCCGATCCTGA
- a CDS encoding ABC transporter permease has translation MTAERDSRSRPVTWALMDRAIAVKERLPRAVYQSPPNWLGYLLLVPALVLVGFLFVGMLMLARYSVLTFDPIELLVYEYTLENWRRLLTTSGYHTIFLRTFVLTTIVTVLSVALALPYAYLTIRVRSPLVRKVLLVSIFVPFFTGVIVRAYGWLIVLGRDGLVNAALGVVGVGPVRFLGSEFAVLIGLLQIMLPFAIIMIAPSIQHIDRSLELAASNLGADRLQTFRHVVVPLAAPGIAGATIVVFTITAATFAIPDLIGGGRVDFVANLVYRTLFNSANYPLAATLSVALVVLTSLVVLAVFRLRGSGTLGIDGGETDD, from the coding sequence ATGACCGCCGAGCGCGACAGTCGCTCGAGACCGGTCACGTGGGCGCTCATGGACCGGGCGATCGCCGTGAAAGAACGGCTCCCTCGAGCGGTCTACCAGTCGCCACCGAACTGGCTGGGCTACCTGCTGCTCGTTCCGGCGCTCGTGCTGGTGGGATTCCTGTTCGTCGGGATGCTCATGCTGGCCCGGTACAGCGTGCTGACGTTCGACCCGATCGAGCTTCTCGTCTACGAGTACACCCTCGAGAACTGGCGACGGCTTCTGACGACGAGCGGCTATCACACGATCTTCCTGCGAACGTTCGTGCTGACCACGATCGTGACCGTGCTCTCGGTCGCGCTGGCGCTCCCGTACGCCTACCTGACGATTCGCGTTCGATCGCCGCTCGTGCGGAAGGTGTTGTTGGTCAGCATCTTCGTGCCGTTTTTCACCGGCGTGATCGTCCGGGCCTACGGCTGGCTGATCGTCCTCGGCCGGGACGGGCTCGTCAACGCCGCACTCGGCGTTGTCGGAGTCGGACCCGTTCGATTCCTCGGCTCGGAGTTCGCCGTACTGATCGGACTCCTCCAGATCATGCTCCCGTTTGCGATCATCATGATCGCGCCGTCGATCCAGCACATCGACCGGTCGCTCGAGCTGGCCGCGAGCAACCTCGGGGCGGACCGCCTCCAGACGTTCCGGCACGTCGTCGTTCCGCTCGCGGCGCCGGGGATCGCCGGCGCGACGATCGTCGTGTTCACCATCACGGCGGCGACGTTCGCGATCCCCGACCTGATCGGCGGCGGACGCGTGGACTTCGTCGCCAACCTCGTCTACCGGACGCTGTTCAATTCCGCGAACTACCCCCTCGCGGCCACGCTGAGCGTGGCGCTCGTCGTCCTCACCTCCCTCGTGGTGCTGGCCGTCTTCCGGCTGAGGGGATCGGGCACACTCGGTATCGACGGCGGTGAGACCGATGACTGA
- a CDS encoding ABC transporter ATP-binding protein — protein sequence MRTDTPAIRIDGVTKTFGDVTAVDDVSLEIEQREFLTILGPSGAGKTSLLHMIAGFTEPTSGELYIDGEAVTTAPPYERNIGMVFQSMALFPHMTVGENVAFPLKMRRHDPSRIDERVQEMLELIRLPEIADRSVDELSGGQRQRVAIARGLAFEPSILLLDEPLSSLDKKLREEMRQELLRIHRETDVTTVHVTHNQEEALAMADRIAVIERGTIAQHAPAHELYDHPNSAFVADFIGNTNLLTGRVDRLADRQCTVEVGNPGLEIACRLDDHAGELESDATVQVGIRYERINVGETLSTDNAFEATIASVGFNGDTITYDVSLERTGDRLSITELNTTNTRLFERGDAVWVGWNAEDTFVYPARGD from the coding sequence ATGCGCACCGACACTCCCGCGATTCGCATCGACGGCGTCACGAAGACGTTCGGCGACGTCACCGCCGTCGACGACGTCTCACTCGAGATCGAGCAGCGAGAGTTTCTGACCATCCTCGGACCGAGCGGTGCCGGCAAGACGTCGCTGTTGCACATGATCGCCGGCTTCACGGAGCCGACGAGCGGGGAACTCTACATCGACGGCGAGGCCGTGACGACCGCGCCACCCTACGAGCGAAACATCGGGATGGTCTTTCAGAGCATGGCGCTGTTCCCCCACATGACCGTCGGAGAGAACGTCGCCTTCCCGCTGAAGATGCGTCGGCACGACCCCTCCCGGATCGACGAGCGCGTCCAGGAGATGCTCGAGCTCATCCGGCTTCCAGAGATCGCCGATCGCAGCGTCGACGAACTCTCGGGCGGGCAGCGCCAGCGCGTCGCGATCGCTCGCGGCCTGGCGTTCGAACCCTCGATCCTGCTGCTCGACGAACCGCTGAGCTCGCTCGACAAGAAGCTCCGCGAGGAGATGCGCCAGGAACTGCTTCGAATCCACCGGGAGACCGACGTGACGACCGTCCACGTGACCCACAACCAGGAGGAGGCGCTGGCGATGGCCGACCGGATCGCGGTGATCGAGCGCGGCACGATCGCCCAGCACGCACCCGCCCACGAGCTGTACGACCACCCAAACTCCGCGTTCGTCGCCGACTTCATCGGGAACACCAACCTCCTCACCGGCCGCGTCGATCGACTGGCCGACCGCCAGTGCACCGTCGAGGTCGGCAACCCCGGACTCGAGATCGCGTGTCGGCTCGACGATCACGCGGGCGAACTCGAGTCCGACGCGACCGTCCAGGTCGGGATCCGGTACGAACGGATCAACGTGGGCGAGACGCTCTCGACCGACAACGCGTTTGAGGCGACGATCGCTTCGGTCGGGTTCAACGGCGACACGATCACGTACGACGTCTCGCTCGAGCGGACGGGGGATCGACTGTCGATCACCGAACTCAACACGACGAACACGCGGCTGTTCGAACGCGGTGACGCGGTGTGGGTCGGCTGGAACGCCGAGGACACGTTCGTCTATCCGGCGCGGGGTGACTGA
- a CDS encoding substrate-binding domain-containing protein — protein MTSRAASERDRFGSTTNGVTRSGATRRAFLAGTTATVAASTLAGCLGSDDDEPELDPDDEPEKPDSITVRAWGGVWEGSLASAVGDPFTEETGIDVVYDNSDIQVTQNNIRSAVDQGQEPPVNVNWTIVVFMHREYRQGLADPLHPDVVPHTDEMRDLAIPDVDGDLPYVGLYPYTYALCYNEDALETVQGNTEPVDSWEALWDDQYEDWIGVYNDPPGDGFLPPLAELAGVDLGPVDEMEPAWDLLEELEPNLGYLGSDASISQNLQEGEIAYAAGYLPNNLLELQAEGVPVDWTIPEEGATVRTDCMYTPKNQSTAELYWSQKFIDYALRADNQRNWMEELQVPMLNENVEPLEWMEGDPAFPTSDAEFEDLLWTDLDVYTEHSPEWFDRFSQTVA, from the coding sequence ATGACTTCGAGAGCGGCGTCCGAACGCGACCGGTTCGGCAGCACGACAAACGGCGTGACCAGGTCGGGGGCGACGCGACGGGCGTTCCTCGCCGGTACCACCGCGACGGTCGCCGCCAGCACCCTGGCGGGGTGTCTCGGCAGCGACGACGACGAACCCGAACTCGATCCGGACGACGAACCCGAAAAGCCGGATTCGATCACGGTCCGTGCGTGGGGCGGCGTCTGGGAAGGCTCGCTCGCCTCCGCCGTCGGCGATCCGTTCACCGAGGAGACGGGAATCGACGTCGTCTACGACAACAGCGACATCCAGGTCACACAGAACAACATCCGCTCCGCCGTCGACCAGGGCCAGGAGCCGCCGGTCAACGTCAACTGGACGATCGTCGTATTCATGCACCGCGAATACCGGCAGGGGCTCGCAGACCCGCTCCACCCCGACGTCGTCCCACACACCGACGAGATGCGGGACCTCGCCATCCCGGACGTCGACGGCGACTTGCCGTACGTCGGCCTCTACCCGTACACCTACGCGCTGTGTTACAACGAGGACGCCCTCGAAACCGTCCAGGGGAACACCGAACCGGTCGACTCGTGGGAGGCCCTCTGGGACGATCAGTACGAAGACTGGATCGGCGTCTACAACGACCCGCCGGGCGACGGCTTCCTCCCCCCGCTGGCCGAACTGGCGGGCGTCGACCTCGGCCCGGTCGACGAGATGGAACCCGCGTGGGACCTCCTCGAGGAACTCGAGCCGAACCTCGGCTACCTCGGCAGCGACGCGTCGATCTCACAGAACCTCCAGGAGGGAGAGATCGCGTACGCCGCGGGCTATCTCCCGAACAACCTGCTCGAACTTCAGGCGGAAGGCGTTCCGGTCGACTGGACGATCCCAGAGGAGGGGGCGACGGTCCGGACTGACTGTATGTACACCCCGAAGAACCAGTCGACCGCCGAACTCTACTGGAGCCAGAAGTTCATCGACTACGCGCTCCGAGCCGACAACCAGCGCAACTGGATGGAGGAACTGCAGGTGCCGATGCTCAACGAGAACGTCGAACCGCTCGAGTGGATGGAGGGCGATCCCGCGTTCCCGACGTCGGACGCCGAGTTCGAAGACCTCCTCTGGACAGACCTCGACGTTTACACGGAACACAGTCCGGAGTGGTTCGATCGGTTCTCACAGACCGTCGCCTGA
- the glmS gene encoding glutamine--fructose-6-phosphate transaminase (isomerizing) — protein sequence MCGIIGYTGDDERAVLDVLLDGLSGLEYRGYDSAGLAISNASLSVYKREGELSNLEAVLPEGLDGFAGVGHTRWSTHGPPSDENAHPHTDCQGRVAVVHNGIVENYAPLRAELEARGHTFESETDTEVVPHLIEEHLADGADPERAFRRTVERLEGSYAVAAVFSGRETVYATRQASPLVLGVGDDGHYLASDAPAFIEYTDRVIYLEDGQFATITPSDVTVTDERGQPADVTVRRLEWEPEDAGKSGYDHYMVKEIHEQPTAIRRCLGGRARELDGSVTIDELTDLETPSSVQFVACGTSYHASLYGARLLRERGISAQSFLASEYDADALPIDEETLVVGVTQSGETADTLSALRSANRAGATTLAVTNVVASSAARACDHTTYIRAGPEIGVAATKTFASQQVALAMVASVLAGEFPRSFVEGLRDVPDDVQSILDTSRARSIAEQYEDADAYFFIGRGYNRPVALEGALKMKEITYKHAEGFAAGELKHGPLALVTPQTPVFAVIGADDASEKTLSNVTEVESRGAPVVAVTDSPERVERHADATLEVPDTHPCLTPILANVQLQLVAYHVANRLGRSIDKPRNLAKSVTVE from the coding sequence ATGTGTGGCATCATCGGCTACACGGGCGACGACGAGCGTGCCGTCCTCGACGTCCTCCTCGACGGGCTCTCCGGCCTCGAGTACCGCGGCTACGATTCGGCAGGCCTCGCGATTTCGAACGCCTCGCTGTCGGTCTACAAACGGGAGGGCGAACTGTCGAACCTCGAGGCGGTGCTGCCGGAGGGCCTCGACGGCTTCGCCGGCGTCGGTCACACCCGCTGGAGCACGCACGGGCCGCCGTCGGACGAGAACGCCCATCCGCACACCGACTGCCAGGGGCGCGTCGCCGTCGTCCACAACGGCATCGTCGAGAACTACGCTCCGCTCAGAGCGGAGCTCGAGGCTCGCGGTCACACCTTCGAGAGCGAGACCGACACCGAAGTCGTCCCCCATCTCATCGAAGAGCACCTCGCTGACGGCGCCGATCCCGAGCGGGCGTTCCGCCGAACCGTCGAGCGACTCGAGGGCAGCTACGCCGTGGCGGCGGTCTTCTCCGGCCGGGAGACGGTGTACGCCACGCGCCAGGCGTCGCCGCTCGTGCTCGGCGTCGGCGACGACGGCCACTACCTCGCGAGCGATGCGCCGGCGTTCATCGAGTACACCGACCGGGTGATCTACCTCGAGGACGGCCAGTTCGCGACGATCACGCCCTCGGACGTAACCGTGACCGACGAGCGCGGCCAGCCGGCGGACGTCACCGTCCGGCGGCTCGAGTGGGAACCCGAAGACGCCGGCAAGAGCGGCTACGACCACTACATGGTAAAGGAGATTCACGAGCAGCCGACGGCCATCCGCCGGTGTCTCGGCGGCCGGGCCCGGGAGCTCGACGGCTCGGTCACGATCGACGAACTGACCGACCTCGAGACGCCGTCGTCGGTTCAGTTCGTCGCCTGCGGGACGTCCTACCACGCGTCGCTGTACGGCGCCCGGTTGCTCCGCGAGCGTGGGATTTCCGCCCAGTCGTTCCTCGCCAGTGAGTACGACGCCGACGCGCTCCCGATCGACGAGGAGACGCTGGTCGTCGGCGTCACCCAGAGCGGCGAGACCGCCGACACGCTCTCGGCGCTGCGGAGCGCGAACCGCGCCGGTGCGACGACGCTCGCCGTGACCAACGTCGTCGCGAGCTCCGCCGCCAGAGCGTGTGACCACACGACCTACATCCGGGCGGGCCCGGAGATCGGCGTCGCCGCGACCAAGACGTTCGCCTCCCAGCAGGTCGCCCTGGCCATGGTCGCGAGCGTCCTGGCGGGCGAGTTCCCGAGATCGTTCGTCGAAGGACTGCGAGACGTGCCCGACGACGTCCAGTCGATTCTCGACACCTCACGAGCGCGCTCGATCGCCGAGCAATACGAGGACGCCGACGCCTACTTCTTCATCGGCCGCGGCTACAACCGCCCGGTCGCCCTCGAGGGCGCGCTGAAGATGAAAGAGATCACGTACAAACACGCCGAGGGGTTCGCCGCTGGCGAGCTGAAACACGGCCCGCTCGCGCTCGTCACTCCACAGACGCCCGTGTTTGCGGTGATCGGCGCCGACGACGCCTCCGAGAAGACCCTGAGCAACGTCACCGAGGTCGAGTCCCGGGGCGCACCCGTCGTCGCCGTCACCGACTCCCCCGAGCGGGTCGAGCGCCACGCGGACGCCACCCTCGAGGTGCCCGACACCCACCCGTGTCTCACGCCCATCCTCGCGAACGTCCAGCTCCAGCTGGTCGCCTACCACGTCGCGAACCGACTCGGGCGGTCGATCGACAAGCCACGAAATCTGGCCAAGAGCGTGACCGTCGAGTGA
- a CDS encoding sugar phosphate nucleotidyltransferase has translation MSSPSAVVLAAGEGTRLRPLTKNRPKPMLPAATKPILEHVLDGLIDAGVADVTIVVGYRRDRVQSHFGSTYRDVPLSYVVQEKQLGTGHALLQAEPAVDGATLVVNGDQLVDSRIVRDVVDRHGADAAATLGLIRRADVGAYGGVILEDGRVRDLVEQPRDDRNYLLNAGVYALEPRLFDSIRAAHSRDGEQSLVDGISQAIESGEPVRGVVSEGLWVDATYPWDLLETSLELFDAGVIDGRHEDSSATIHDDAVIRGPVVVGPDCEVGPGAVVGPYACLGENATVDSNAVVERSVVDADTRIGPGATVVDCVTGVGVDVGPGTTIPGGPGDVRVGDRVFEEEALGALLADRVTDRGGVTYVPGTIVGPDSRIESGSTVRGTLPAETEVRS, from the coding sequence ATGAGCAGCCCTTCTGCGGTCGTTCTCGCCGCTGGTGAGGGGACGCGACTGCGGCCGCTCACCAAGAATCGACCGAAACCGATGCTCCCGGCGGCGACGAAACCGATCCTCGAGCACGTCCTCGACGGATTGATCGACGCCGGGGTGGCCGACGTCACCATCGTCGTCGGCTACCGACGGGATCGCGTCCAGTCACACTTCGGATCGACGTACCGTGACGTTCCGCTCTCGTACGTCGTCCAGGAGAAGCAACTCGGCACCGGCCACGCGCTCTTGCAGGCGGAGCCGGCAGTGGACGGCGCGACGCTCGTCGTCAACGGCGACCAGCTCGTCGACAGCCGGATCGTCCGCGACGTCGTCGATCGCCACGGCGCCGACGCCGCCGCGACGCTCGGCCTCATTCGACGGGCCGACGTCGGGGCGTACGGCGGCGTGATCCTCGAGGACGGCCGGGTTCGCGACCTCGTCGAGCAGCCCCGAGACGACCGGAACTACCTCCTCAACGCCGGCGTCTACGCGCTCGAGCCACGGCTGTTCGACTCGATCCGTGCCGCCCACTCACGCGACGGCGAACAGTCGCTGGTCGACGGCATCTCGCAGGCCATCGAGTCCGGGGAGCCCGTCCGCGGCGTCGTCTCGGAGGGGCTGTGGGTCGACGCCACCTATCCGTGGGACTTACTCGAGACCTCACTCGAGCTGTTCGACGCGGGCGTCATCGACGGCCGGCACGAGGACTCCTCGGCGACGATCCACGACGACGCCGTGATCCGCGGGCCGGTCGTCGTCGGTCCCGACTGCGAGGTCGGTCCCGGGGCGGTCGTCGGCCCGTACGCCTGCCTCGGCGAGAACGCGACCGTCGACTCGAACGCCGTCGTCGAGCGCAGTGTCGTCGACGCGGACACGCGGATCGGGCCCGGCGCGACGGTCGTCGACTGCGTGACTGGCGTCGGCGTCGACGTCGGCCCCGGAACGACGATTCCCGGCGGTCCCGGCGACGTTCGCGTCGGTGACCGGGTCTTCGAGGAGGAAGCCCTCGGCGCGCTCTTAGCCGACCGCGTCACCGATCGCGGCGGCGTGACGTACGTCCCCGGCACGATCGTCGGCCCCGACTCGCGAATCGAGTCCGGATCGACCGTCCGCGGGACGCTCCCGGCCGAAACGGAGGTGCGATCCTGA
- a CDS encoding DUF1616 domain-containing protein translates to MVDVKSLRLFVPRHLRSVPADLAGVTVITVAVVVAVLAPVIRETPLRVPLGLGFVLFVPGYVVVSALFPRRGPPATETTETAADAAPVSPAGSRISGVERVVLSVGMSLIVAPLVGLVLTVTPWGLQTVPFVVGLSLVTLLGTVAAAIRRWAVPEADRFVVPYRTWVGTVRSRLLEPDSRADAAVNVLLVASILLAAGSVGYAVTSAGDGEPYSAVALLAETETGDLEFVDDDVAAGFGETDSQELVLRIENGEHRTAVYTVVVVAQEATPTENGTVVHEQREIERFETGLEHGESWTHEHTIEPTDDDARLVWLVYLDGDVPDEPSTTSAPYAVDLWLEPADGDATDAGDG, encoded by the coding sequence ATGGTCGACGTGAAGTCGCTCCGGCTGTTCGTTCCGCGGCACCTGCGATCGGTTCCCGCTGACCTGGCCGGTGTGACCGTGATCACGGTCGCTGTCGTCGTCGCCGTCCTCGCGCCAGTGATCAGGGAGACGCCGCTTCGCGTCCCACTCGGGCTCGGCTTCGTCCTGTTCGTCCCCGGCTACGTCGTCGTCTCCGCGCTGTTTCCCAGGCGTGGCCCGCCAGCCACCGAGACGACCGAAACGGCGGCCGACGCGGCTCCCGTCTCGCCAGCCGGATCCCGAATCAGTGGCGTCGAACGGGTCGTGCTCTCGGTCGGGATGAGCCTCATCGTAGCTCCGCTGGTCGGACTCGTCCTGACCGTCACGCCGTGGGGGCTCCAGACCGTGCCGTTCGTCGTCGGCCTGAGTCTCGTCACGCTGCTCGGGACGGTCGCCGCTGCCATCCGTCGGTGGGCAGTCCCCGAGGCGGATCGGTTCGTCGTCCCCTACCGAACGTGGGTTGGGACCGTCCGGAGCCGGCTGCTCGAGCCAGACTCGCGTGCCGACGCCGCGGTGAACGTCCTGCTCGTCGCCTCGATCCTGCTCGCAGCTGGATCCGTCGGCTACGCCGTAACCAGTGCCGGCGACGGCGAGCCGTACTCGGCGGTGGCGCTCCTGGCGGAGACCGAGACGGGCGACCTCGAGTTCGTCGACGACGACGTTGCCGCCGGCTTCGGCGAGACCGACAGCCAGGAACTCGTCCTCAGGATCGAGAACGGCGAGCACCGAACGGCGGTCTACACCGTCGTCGTCGTCGCACAGGAGGCAACGCCGACCGAGAACGGAACCGTCGTCCACGAACAACGGGAGATTGAACGGTTCGAAACAGGACTCGAACACGGCGAGAGCTGGACGCACGAGCACACCATCGAACCGACGGACGACGACGCGCGACTCGTCTGGCTCGTCTACCTCGACGGAGACGTTCCCGACGAGCCGTCGACGACGTCCGCGCCCTACGCCGTCGACCTCTGGCTCGAACCCGCCGACGGAGACGCGACAGACGCCGGCGACGGCTAA